Proteins encoded in a region of the Paenibacillus wynnii genome:
- the yhbH gene encoding sporulation protein YhbH codes for MPQQPQPFTFVVSKEDWSLHRKGHQDQERHQQKVRDAIKDNLPDLVTEENIIMSDGKQIVKVPIRSLDEYRIIYNYRKQKHVGQGDGDSQVGDVLGREPSSAGPGKGDKAGDQPGQDTVEAEVNLEDLEDILFEDMELPHLKPKDKEQIEVKSIVFNDIRKKGMMSNIDKKRTLLENLRRNASAGNPGIHGISPDDLRYKTWDDITIPHSNAVIIAMMDTSGSMGTFEKYCARSFFFWMTRFLRRQYEKVEIVFLAHHTEAKEVSEHDFFTRGESGGTICSSAYQKAIEIIDSRYPPAKYNIYPFHFSDGDNLTSDNERCVKLIEELLKRSNMFGYGEVNQYNRSSTLMSAYRHLKNEQFMHYVIKDKKEVYQALKTFFRKRASSQG; via the coding sequence TTGCCGCAACAGCCTCAGCCCTTTACGTTTGTAGTATCTAAAGAAGACTGGTCCCTGCACCGGAAAGGCCATCAAGATCAGGAACGTCATCAGCAAAAAGTCAGAGACGCCATAAAAGATAATTTGCCGGATCTTGTTACCGAAGAGAATATTATTATGTCCGATGGCAAACAAATTGTTAAAGTGCCTATACGCAGTCTGGATGAATACCGGATCATTTACAATTACCGTAAGCAAAAGCATGTAGGTCAAGGTGACGGAGACAGCCAAGTAGGTGATGTGCTCGGTCGTGAACCCTCGTCAGCGGGACCGGGTAAAGGCGATAAAGCGGGCGACCAGCCTGGTCAGGATACCGTAGAAGCCGAAGTCAATCTGGAAGATTTGGAGGATATTCTGTTTGAGGATATGGAGCTTCCCCATTTGAAGCCAAAGGATAAGGAGCAAATCGAGGTTAAATCGATTGTCTTTAACGATATCCGCAAAAAAGGGATGATGTCCAATATCGACAAGAAGCGGACCCTGCTTGAGAATCTAAGACGTAATGCAAGTGCCGGAAATCCGGGTATACACGGTATCAGTCCAGACGATTTACGCTACAAAACATGGGATGATATTACCATTCCCCACTCTAATGCCGTCATTATTGCGATGATGGATACTTCGGGTAGTATGGGAACCTTCGAGAAATACTGCGCCCGCAGCTTTTTCTTCTGGATGACCCGTTTTCTTCGCCGCCAGTATGAGAAGGTTGAGATCGTTTTTCTGGCCCACCATACGGAAGCGAAAGAAGTAAGTGAACATGATTTCTTTACCCGCGGGGAAAGCGGAGGAACCATCTGCTCTTCAGCGTATCAGAAGGCGATTGAGATCATTGACAGCCGTTATCCACCTGCAAAATATAACATTTACCCCTTCCACTTCTCAGACGGGGATAATCTCACCTCAGATAATGAGCGTTGTGTAAAGCTGATCGAGGAACTGTTGAAACGGAGTAATATGTTTGGATATGGCGAGGTCAATCAGTACAACCGCAGCAGCACATTGATGTCGGCTTACCGGCATCTCAAGAACGAGCAGTTCATGCATTACGTCATTAAGGACAAAAAGGAAGTTTATCAGGCTTTAAAGACTTTTTTCCGCAAGCGTGCGAGTTCTCAAGGTTAA
- the sufD gene encoding Fe-S cluster assembly protein SufD, translating to MTTQTILPVDAERLSELSLRCGEPSWLKESRLKALELAAELTLPKLEKTRIDRWNVNHYGNYKETQPIASLHEAPSSITALVKDQEEGSLIIHRNSGVVFTRLAPELAEQGVIFTDLQTAVREHGDLVQRYLHKAVKPDEHSLAALHAALWNGGVFLYVPKNVVVSTPLQAVLLTDDAEASFVPHILIVADTNSSVTYVDNYVSDKTEAGLHNGAVEVFVGAGAKVRYASVHQLGEDTTDVTYRRAVVENDGAIDWIIGEMNYGNTASDTKSILKGNGSTSNAKVIAVGSGSQKLNYTTQAQHFGKNTPSNMITRAVMRDAATSIINGITKIEKGATRADGQQTEKVLMLSPKARGDANPILLIDEDDVTAGHAASVGQVNYEQVYYLMSRGISRHEAETLIIYGFLAPVVSQIPLEGLRNQLQSLVERKLGQ from the coding sequence ATGACGACGCAAACCATTCTTCCAGTGGACGCTGAGCGCTTAAGCGAATTATCGCTACGCTGCGGTGAACCGAGCTGGCTGAAAGAAAGCCGCTTGAAGGCACTGGAACTGGCAGCAGAATTGACACTGCCTAAATTAGAGAAAACACGGATTGATCGCTGGAATGTGAATCATTACGGAAACTATAAAGAAACCCAACCGATTGCATCCCTTCATGAAGCCCCCTCTTCCATAACCGCACTGGTTAAGGATCAAGAGGAAGGCAGCTTGATTATTCACCGCAACTCCGGTGTAGTCTTTACACGACTCGCTCCTGAGCTGGCTGAACAAGGTGTTATTTTTACGGATTTGCAGACTGCGGTTAGAGAACATGGGGATTTAGTGCAGCGTTATCTGCATAAGGCTGTAAAGCCTGACGAGCACTCCCTAGCAGCTCTTCACGCTGCACTATGGAATGGTGGAGTATTCCTCTATGTTCCTAAGAATGTTGTCGTAAGTACACCGCTGCAGGCCGTGCTTTTGACAGACGATGCAGAAGCTTCATTCGTGCCTCATATCCTTATCGTTGCAGATACTAACAGCTCGGTGACTTACGTGGATAACTACGTTTCAGACAAAACCGAAGCGGGTCTGCACAATGGTGCGGTAGAAGTCTTTGTAGGTGCAGGTGCCAAAGTTCGTTATGCATCGGTTCATCAGCTCGGTGAGGACACAACAGACGTGACTTACCGCCGTGCAGTCGTGGAGAACGATGGAGCGATTGATTGGATTATCGGTGAGATGAACTACGGGAATACAGCGAGTGATACCAAGTCGATACTTAAAGGTAACGGCTCCACATCTAATGCTAAGGTTATTGCCGTTGGCTCAGGCTCTCAAAAGCTTAACTACACGACTCAAGCACAGCATTTCGGCAAAAACACACCAAGTAACATGATTACCCGTGCGGTTATGCGTGATGCAGCTACATCGATTATCAACGGGATCACGAAGATTGAGAAGGGTGCTACCAGAGCGGATGGACAGCAGACCGAAAAAGTACTTATGCTGAGTCCAAAAGCCCGTGGGGATGCGAACCCGATTCTCCTTATTGACGAAGATGATGTTACAGCAGGCCATGCCGCTTCCGTAGGACAGGTCAATTACGAACAGGTCTATTACCTAATGTCCCGCGGAATTTCCCGACATGAAGCGGAAACACTGATCATATATGGCTTTCTGGCTCCTGTTGTGTCGCAAATTCCACTGGAGGGACTGCGTAATCAGCTCCAATCTCTGGTGGAAAGGAAGTTAGGCCAATGA
- a CDS encoding AraC family transcriptional regulator, whose amino-acid sequence MSERSGSLFQQALINGDYSPRFFAYYYKQWNNYKMQYHHHNSTEIMYLISGSCIVDVRQAKGSAESYSMKRGELIILDANVPHRLIVEEGTPCRMLNVEFGFTEYKGVAPSVGRLAREERVVEKLLDTPFSSLILPDPEEVYHVLKSLVLELDQRGADGGSMIDLLFCEMLLRIARLKEEKLRSSQQSTEFYVRRSIEFLHQNYDRSIQVKDIASAVSLHPGYLHRIFKIHTGRTITDYLNILRMEKSKMLLAKSDIPVAEIADYVGVSSRQYFHLLFKKYTGLTPVEYRNSIERHSWIYEDGESGNLGEDI is encoded by the coding sequence TTGTCTGAGCGGAGTGGAAGTCTATTTCAGCAGGCATTAATTAACGGGGACTACAGTCCCCGTTTTTTTGCCTACTACTATAAGCAATGGAATAACTATAAAATGCAGTATCATCACCATAACTCTACAGAAATTATGTATCTTATATCCGGAAGCTGCATAGTGGATGTCAGGCAGGCGAAAGGAAGTGCGGAGAGCTACTCCATGAAGCGCGGAGAGCTCATTATTCTGGATGCCAACGTACCGCACCGGCTCATCGTGGAGGAAGGCACTCCTTGCCGAATGCTGAATGTGGAGTTTGGATTTACGGAGTATAAGGGTGTCGCTCCATCTGTAGGAAGATTGGCTCGCGAGGAGCGGGTGGTTGAAAAGTTACTGGACACGCCTTTCTCAAGTCTGATCTTACCTGACCCGGAGGAAGTGTACCATGTATTGAAAAGTCTTGTATTGGAGCTAGACCAACGCGGAGCGGATGGGGGGAGTATGATTGATTTACTCTTCTGTGAAATGCTGCTGCGAATCGCCCGATTGAAGGAGGAAAAGCTGCGTAGCAGTCAGCAGTCAACCGAGTTCTATGTCCGGCGAAGCATAGAATTCCTGCATCAGAACTATGACCGCAGTATTCAGGTTAAAGATATTGCTTCGGCTGTCAGTCTCCACCCCGGGTATCTGCACCGTATCTTCAAGATACATACAGGTCGAACCATTACGGATTATCTGAACATCCTGCGAATGGAAAAATCAAAAATGCTGCTGGCGAAAAGCGATATCCCTGTTGCGGAAATTGCCGATTATGTAGGGGTAAGCAGCAGGCAGTATTTTCATTTGCTCTTCAAAAAATATACTGGGTTAACGCCAGTAGAATATCGCAACTCGATTGAACGTCACTCGTGGATTTATGAGGATGGTGAATCCGGAAATTTAGGTGAGGATATTTGA
- a CDS encoding alpha-glucosidase/alpha-galactosidase, with protein MSFKVTFIGAGSIGFTRGLLRDLLTVPEFKDIEVSFMDINKHNLEMVTELCQRDITENGLKINIKATTDRREALQDSKYVFCTIRMGGLEAFATDVDIPLKYGVDQCVGDTLCAGGIMYGQRGIAEMLDICRDIREVASPDVLLLNYSNPMVMLTWACNKYGGVRTIGLCHGVQHGHQQIADVYGLQKSEVDIICAGINHQTWYISATHEGKDLTEGLLEAFEKHPEFSRTEKVRIDMLRRFGYYSTESNGHLSEYVPWYRKRADEIKDWIDLGSWINGETGGYLRVCTEGRNWFETDFPNWMKDPALEYTKESRGEEHGSFIIEGLETGRVYRGHFNVVNNGVISNLPNDAIIEAPGYVDRNGISMPHVGDLPLGLAAVCNVSISVQRLAVEAAVHGDDKLLRQAFMMDPLVGAVCNPKEIWQMVDEMLVAGEQWLPQYGDAIAKAKISLASGNLIPTASNYEGAARLKVKSVEEMQQDRDAANKNAGESDKGKDREKVH; from the coding sequence ATGTCTTTTAAAGTAACGTTTATCGGTGCGGGAAGCATCGGTTTCACTCGGGGTTTGCTGCGTGATCTATTGACAGTACCGGAATTTAAGGATATTGAAGTATCGTTTATGGATATTAACAAACATAACTTGGAGATGGTGACCGAGCTATGTCAACGGGATATTACCGAGAACGGGTTGAAGATTAACATAAAGGCAACGACTGACCGCAGAGAAGCGCTGCAGGATTCCAAGTACGTATTTTGTACCATTCGTATGGGTGGACTTGAGGCTTTTGCAACGGATGTGGATATTCCCCTTAAATATGGCGTGGACCAATGTGTGGGGGATACTCTGTGCGCAGGAGGCATCATGTACGGGCAGCGTGGGATTGCGGAGATGCTGGACATCTGCCGGGATATTCGAGAGGTGGCTTCACCCGATGTATTGTTGCTTAATTATTCGAACCCGATGGTCATGCTGACTTGGGCTTGTAATAAATATGGCGGTGTACGGACCATTGGGCTCTGTCACGGAGTGCAGCATGGGCATCAACAGATTGCAGATGTGTACGGACTCCAAAAATCAGAGGTGGACATCATCTGTGCCGGAATCAATCACCAGACCTGGTACATTTCCGCAACTCATGAGGGAAAGGATTTAACCGAAGGGTTATTGGAGGCTTTTGAGAAGCACCCGGAATTTAGCCGAACGGAAAAGGTCCGCATTGATATGCTCCGCCGATTTGGTTACTACAGTACGGAATCGAATGGTCACCTGAGCGAGTATGTGCCTTGGTATCGCAAACGTGCGGATGAAATCAAAGATTGGATTGATTTGGGCAGCTGGATCAACGGCGAGACCGGTGGATATTTACGGGTCTGTACCGAAGGCCGTAACTGGTTCGAGACGGATTTCCCGAACTGGATGAAGGATCCTGCATTGGAGTATACAAAGGAGAGTAGAGGGGAAGAACACGGTTCTTTTATTATCGAAGGTCTGGAGACAGGAAGAGTATATCGAGGCCACTTTAATGTAGTGAACAACGGTGTAATATCCAACCTCCCTAATGATGCCATCATTGAAGCCCCGGGTTATGTGGACCGTAACGGTATTTCTATGCCGCATGTGGGCGATTTGCCGCTTGGGCTGGCAGCCGTCTGCAACGTTAGCATTTCAGTACAACGTCTGGCCGTTGAAGCAGCGGTACACGGGGATGATAAGCTGTTGCGTCAGGCGTTCATGATGGACCCTCTTGTGGGTGCAGTCTGTAACCCTAAGGAAATTTGGCAGATGGTGGATGAAATGCTGGTTGCCGGTGAACAATGGCTGCCTCAATATGGCGATGCGATTGCCAAGGCCAAAATCTCGCTGGCATCGGGCAACCTGATTCCAACGGCCTCTAATTATGAAGGCGCCGCCCGCCTGAAGGTCAAGTCTGTGGAAGAAATGCAACAGGACCGTGACGCCGCGAACAAAAATGCCGGAGAATCCGACAAGGGCAAGGACCGCGAGAAGGTTCATTAA
- a CDS encoding Dps family protein — protein MAKASNKVNTTSLQQILNRQVANLNVLYVKLHNYHWYVKGEQFFSLHVKFEELYDDVTLKMDEVAERLLSIKGSPVATMKEYLELATIQEATGKEDTRGMVQSLIEDFATVSEELTEGIEVAEEAGDQPTADLFIGIRSDLEKNQWMLRSFLG, from the coding sequence ATGGCTAAAGCATCTAATAAAGTGAACACAACTTCATTGCAGCAAATTTTGAATCGTCAGGTTGCCAACCTGAACGTATTGTACGTTAAATTGCACAATTACCACTGGTATGTAAAAGGGGAGCAATTCTTCTCCCTCCACGTCAAGTTCGAAGAATTGTACGATGATGTTACGCTTAAAATGGATGAAGTGGCAGAGCGGCTCCTAAGCATTAAAGGTTCACCGGTCGCTACCATGAAGGAATATTTGGAACTGGCAACCATTCAGGAAGCAACAGGCAAGGAAGATACACGTGGGATGGTTCAATCTCTTATTGAAGATTTCGCAACGGTATCTGAAGAGCTGACAGAAGGCATTGAAGTAGCGGAAGAAGCAGGCGACCAGCCTACGGCTGATTTGTTTATCGGGATTCGCAGCGATCTGGAGAAGAATCAATGGATGCTTCGCTCTTTCCTCGGTTAA
- the sufC gene encoding Fe-S cluster assembly ATPase SufC — MAADFVIEGLKASIEGKEILKGINLQMKGGEIHAIMGPNGTGKSTLASALMGHPKYEVTEGTATLEGEDLLEMAVDERARAGLFLAMQYPSEISGVTNSDFLRSAINSRREEGSEISLIRFIRQMEAKMKELEMNPEFLHRYLNEGFSGGEKKRNEILQMMMLDPKIVILDEIDSGLDIDALRIVADGVNSMRNEDRGFLIITHYQRLLNYIKPDFVHVMMQGRIVKSGGPELAQRLEEEGYEWIKEELGIEDETVGQDA, encoded by the coding sequence ATGGCAGCAGATTTTGTCATTGAGGGACTGAAAGCAAGCATTGAAGGAAAAGAGATCTTGAAGGGAATCAACCTTCAAATGAAGGGCGGAGAAATCCACGCCATCATGGGACCCAACGGAACAGGTAAAAGTACTTTGGCATCCGCTCTTATGGGACATCCTAAATATGAAGTTACAGAAGGCACAGCTACCCTCGAAGGTGAAGATCTTCTGGAAATGGCTGTTGACGAACGCGCACGCGCCGGTCTATTCCTGGCCATGCAGTATCCAAGTGAAATTTCAGGAGTAACGAATTCCGATTTTCTTCGTAGCGCAATCAATTCCCGTCGTGAAGAGGGCAGTGAAATTTCTCTGATCCGGTTTATCCGTCAGATGGAAGCGAAGATGAAGGAACTGGAGATGAATCCTGAGTTTCTACACCGCTATTTGAATGAAGGCTTCTCCGGCGGGGAGAAAAAACGTAATGAAATCCTGCAAATGATGATGCTTGATCCTAAGATCGTTATTTTGGACGAAATTGACTCCGGTCTGGATATTGATGCTTTGAGGATTGTAGCCGACGGCGTGAACTCCATGCGCAATGAAGATCGCGGCTTCCTTATTATTACCCACTACCAGCGTTTGCTGAACTATATTAAGCCTGATTTCGTGCATGTTATGATGCAAGGCAGAATCGTGAAATCCGGTGGCCCTGAGCTGGCTCAGCGTCTGGAAGAAGAAGGTTACGAATGGATTAAAGAGGAACTAGGAATTGAAGATGAAACCGTAGGGCAGGACGCTTAA
- a CDS encoding DUF423 domain-containing protein: protein MQRTFLAWGSLLAMLSVAIGAFGAHLLKPIIDADSLKVYETGVQYQMMHALGLILIALLIGQWGGSPRLRWAGILLIFGIVLFSGSLYVLSISGITILGAITPIGGLCFLAGWLCLSLEAFSRKTGS from the coding sequence ATGCAGCGTACATTTTTAGCTTGGGGTTCTTTGCTTGCTATGCTTTCAGTGGCGATTGGGGCATTTGGCGCCCATCTGCTAAAACCTATAATTGATGCAGATTCATTAAAGGTTTATGAGACAGGTGTTCAATACCAGATGATGCATGCTCTTGGACTGATTTTAATTGCCCTGCTCATAGGTCAATGGGGGGGAAGTCCAAGATTGCGCTGGGCTGGGATCTTGCTGATTTTCGGAATTGTGCTTTTTTCAGGCAGCTTGTATGTTCTTAGTATATCCGGTATTACCATTTTAGGAGCAATTACACCGATTGGCGGTCTGTGTTTTCTCGCGGGCTGGTTGTGTTTATCACTGGAAGCATTCTCTCGTAAAACAGGAAGCTAG
- a CDS encoding cysteine desulfurase has protein sequence MISNIREHFPILNQNINGHPLVYLDSAATSQKPRQVIEAVKKYYEWDNANVHRGVHTLGSRATDAYEGAREKLAKFINARSTKEIIFTRGTTTALNIVASSYGPSAVGEGDEIVLTQMEHHSNLIPWQQLAKRTGATLKYIPLQPDGTITLEDAEKTITDKTKIVAIAYVSNVMGVTHPIKELAAIAHRHGAVIVVDGAQSTPHMKVDVQALDCDFYALSGHKMLAPTGIGALYGKRSLLEAMDPVEFGGEMIDDVGLYESTWKELPWKFEGGTPIIAGAVGLGAAIDFLQEIGLDEIHHHETELAAYAEQRLSEINGLTIYGPLKRKVGVVTFNLGDVHPHDVATVLDAEGIAIRAGHHCCQPLMRWLEVSSTARASFYLYNTEEDVDRLVSALLKTKEYFADELG, from the coding sequence ATGATCAGCAACATTCGGGAGCATTTTCCCATACTGAATCAAAATATAAACGGCCATCCACTGGTATATCTGGACAGCGCAGCGACCTCACAGAAACCTCGCCAGGTCATAGAGGCCGTCAAGAAATACTATGAGTGGGACAACGCCAATGTGCATCGCGGTGTCCACACCTTGGGCAGCCGGGCGACGGATGCTTACGAGGGTGCCAGAGAGAAACTCGCTAAGTTTATTAATGCCCGCAGTACAAAAGAAATTATTTTCACTCGCGGGACTACAACCGCGCTGAATATTGTAGCCAGCTCTTACGGGCCATCAGCGGTGGGGGAAGGCGACGAGATTGTCCTTACCCAAATGGAGCATCACAGCAATCTTATTCCCTGGCAGCAGTTAGCTAAGAGAACTGGCGCCACTTTGAAATATATACCGCTTCAACCGGATGGAACCATTACGCTAGAGGATGCGGAGAAGACGATTACGGATAAGACCAAGATCGTTGCTATCGCTTATGTATCCAACGTAATGGGTGTTACACATCCTATTAAAGAGCTAGCTGCCATTGCCCATCGTCATGGTGCGGTAATCGTAGTGGACGGGGCTCAAAGCACACCCCATATGAAAGTGGATGTGCAAGCACTGGATTGCGATTTCTATGCATTATCCGGACACAAAATGCTTGCTCCTACCGGCATAGGTGCTCTGTATGGCAAGAGATCGCTTCTGGAAGCAATGGATCCTGTAGAGTTCGGCGGCGAGATGATTGATGATGTTGGCCTCTATGAATCGACCTGGAAGGAGCTCCCTTGGAAGTTCGAGGGAGGCACACCGATAATTGCCGGCGCCGTTGGACTAGGTGCAGCGATTGATTTCCTTCAAGAGATTGGATTGGACGAGATTCACCACCATGAGACTGAACTTGCTGCTTATGCCGAGCAACGTCTGTCAGAAATTAACGGGCTGACGATTTATGGACCTCTTAAACGCAAAGTTGGCGTTGTAACCTTTAATCTGGGTGATGTCCACCCGCATGATGTTGCAACGGTACTGGATGCGGAGGGTATTGCTATTCGTGCCGGTCATCACTGCTGCCAGCCGCTGATGCGTTGGCTGGAAGTGAGCTCAACGGCTCGGGCCAGCTTCTATCTCTATAACACCGAAGAAGATGTTGATCGGCTGGTCAGTGCCTTACTCAAGACAAAGGAGTATTTCGCCGATGAACTTGGATGA
- a CDS encoding DUF1802 family protein, whose translation MKVNSVALKEWDSTIKVLAEGRQVILLRKGGIKEETRRFELKSDSFYLYPTYEHQRPELVKEQDRHFVEQSLSGFEPNALTVKLTVYAEVAADLEIRDLEQLEKLSPYHMWSEGLAAERLRWKAKEPLHVLLLRVYTLEEPSEIEVLPEYSGCRSWIELSPPPELRPMKPVLDDEEFEALCIEIKKAI comes from the coding sequence ATGAAAGTTAATTCTGTAGCTCTGAAGGAATGGGACTCCACGATAAAGGTTCTTGCAGAGGGTAGACAAGTCATACTATTACGTAAGGGCGGAATTAAGGAGGAGACTAGACGTTTTGAACTAAAAAGTGATTCCTTTTATCTGTATCCTACCTACGAGCATCAACGGCCTGAATTAGTGAAGGAGCAGGATCGGCATTTTGTGGAGCAATCCTTAAGTGGCTTTGAACCAAATGCACTCACAGTCAAGCTTACCGTTTATGCGGAAGTGGCGGCAGATCTTGAAATCCGTGATCTCGAACAGCTGGAGAAACTGTCTCCTTATCATATGTGGAGTGAGGGATTGGCTGCCGAACGGTTACGCTGGAAAGCCAAAGAGCCGCTTCATGTGCTGCTGCTTCGAGTATATACCTTAGAAGAGCCTTCGGAGATCGAGGTACTCCCGGAATATTCCGGTTGTCGATCATGGATTGAACTAAGTCCACCACCTGAACTCAGACCAATGAAGCCGGTTCTTGATGACGAGGAGTTCGAGGCTTTATGTATTGAAATCAAAAAGGCGATTTAA
- a CDS encoding methyl-accepting chemotaxis protein codes for MRGSRSYLHFRSVGMKLFVILFCTIVILSSVLGLTSYYTAKGIITDEVAAASSQSIVQAADKLDFLFAEYEALSRQFAVDSVLKADIEMVNNSAAGTVKKTAAEDRIRRKLDSVKGSDERLLGIRLVSKSLVEAESYKSAGTISLRSDEAIMDRMKQIVDAKGNPVWFPVRPKGFFDAYNEPSLTMGRLLRNIQHPEAEYYMLIEIKGKALTDVLSNLHIGLGGEIRILNPEGTIVYGADNALLGQISSIKVDPEQLKKKNHSFTAPDDRGDAQLVVYQSLKTAKWTMMGYAPVNDFTHSASKLLYITLLVVLAAALIAALIGYFLMRLIGRPLGKLAGLMEEGQKGNLQVRTHFKSQDEIGRLGISFNKMMEQIALLAGQSGMSANEVLATSEQLVAASSTTSLHAREVATATGDIALGATSLAEEAEKSNRNVETMGLKMNDVAEINTMMDASAGKVIGVSNQGSELMKQLVEKSESSVGMMNLIVQNADKLRQSTHLIRSILTPMIAVNKQTNILALNASIEAVRAGVAGRGFIVIADEIRQLANQSSESIHLVSRITDEIGLDIENTVKVVNEAAPLFQEQITSVRESSSIFESVKQEMEDFIGHIGQSSLSIAELLHFQRQLGESMASVSAVVEETSAATQEVASMSSQQFIVSEELVALSAKLEGLAESLKESLVSFNV; via the coding sequence ATGAGAGGATCGCGCAGTTATTTGCATTTTAGATCGGTTGGTATGAAATTGTTTGTCATTTTATTCTGTACCATTGTGATTCTGTCTTCCGTACTTGGTTTGACCTCGTATTATACAGCTAAAGGGATCATTACAGATGAGGTTGCTGCGGCGTCCTCCCAATCTATCGTTCAGGCAGCGGACAAGCTGGATTTTCTGTTTGCTGAATATGAAGCGCTTTCGAGACAATTTGCTGTAGACTCCGTATTAAAAGCGGATATTGAAATGGTTAATAATTCAGCCGCAGGTACGGTGAAGAAGACTGCAGCAGAAGATCGGATCCGCAGAAAGCTTGATTCTGTTAAAGGCTCAGATGAGCGGCTGTTAGGCATCCGATTAGTATCCAAAAGTTTGGTAGAAGCGGAATCCTATAAATCAGCGGGAACGATCTCTCTTCGTAGTGATGAAGCTATCATGGACAGAATGAAGCAGATTGTAGATGCCAAAGGGAACCCTGTTTGGTTTCCGGTCCGGCCGAAGGGCTTTTTTGATGCCTACAATGAACCTTCTCTAACCATGGGCAGATTACTCCGGAATATCCAGCATCCTGAGGCCGAATATTATATGCTGATAGAAATTAAAGGAAAAGCCCTGACGGATGTATTATCGAATCTGCACATCGGGTTAGGCGGTGAGATTCGTATACTGAACCCCGAAGGAACTATTGTATATGGTGCGGACAATGCGTTGTTAGGCCAGATTTCTTCTATTAAAGTGGATCCAGAGCAGCTTAAGAAGAAGAACCACTCCTTTACAGCACCGGATGATAGGGGAGATGCACAACTAGTGGTCTATCAGTCACTGAAGACCGCCAAATGGACGATGATGGGCTATGCTCCTGTCAATGATTTCACCCACTCCGCAAGCAAGCTATTGTACATAACATTATTAGTTGTGCTGGCAGCAGCATTAATCGCTGCGCTCATAGGTTATTTCCTAATGCGTCTAATTGGAAGACCGCTTGGCAAACTGGCAGGTTTGATGGAAGAAGGACAAAAGGGCAATCTTCAGGTTCGTACCCACTTTAAGAGTCAGGATGAGATTGGAAGACTAGGGATTAGCTTTAACAAAATGATGGAGCAGATCGCTCTTCTGGCTGGGCAAAGCGGAATGTCGGCAAATGAAGTGCTGGCTACATCAGAGCAGCTTGTAGCGGCGTCCAGTACCACATCACTTCACGCGCGAGAAGTAGCAACTGCAACGGGTGATATTGCCCTTGGAGCAACCAGTCTGGCGGAGGAAGCAGAGAAAAGTAATCGGAACGTGGAAACCATGGGGCTTAAAATGAATGACGTGGCTGAGATTAACACGATGATGGATGCTTCCGCAGGCAAGGTTATAGGGGTCAGTAATCAGGGATCTGAACTGATGAAGCAATTGGTGGAGAAGAGTGAATCTTCTGTAGGAATGATGAATTTGATTGTTCAAAATGCAGACAAGCTGAGACAAAGCACACATCTTATTCGCAGTATTCTTACTCCGATGATCGCAGTGAATAAGCAGACGAATATATTGGCGCTTAATGCTTCTATTGAAGCAGTTAGAGCCGGTGTTGCAGGGAGAGGGTTTATCGTAATTGCAGATGAAATTCGTCAACTGGCTAATCAATCCAGTGAATCGATTCACTTAGTCTCTCGAATTACTGATGAGATTGGGCTGGATATTGAGAATACGGTCAAGGTAGTGAATGAAGCAGCACCTCTATTCCAAGAACAGATCACAAGCGTACGGGAATCTTCAAGCATATTTGAAAGTGTGAAACAGGAGATGGAGGATTTTATTGGGCATATAGGCCAATCTTCCTTATCCATTGCCGAGCTGCTACACTTTCAGCGTCAGTTGGGTGAATCCATGGCGAGCGTCAGTGCGGTTGTAGAAGAGACAAGCGCCGCGACACAAGAAGTAGCCTCTATGTCTTCTCAGCAATTCATTGTGAGCGAAGAGTTAGTAGCCCTTTCTGCCAAATTGGAAGGGCTGGCTGAATCTCTTAAGGAGTCTCTGGTTTCTTTTAACGTATAA
- a CDS encoding YunC family protein, which yields MVTLEPIVVGDHIFLGVEVKLPKTTLLTISTSKGYIMCGALDVGLLNERLKERHIIAGRAVGVRTLPELLAAPLESVTLEAENLGILPGMTGADALLRMM from the coding sequence TTGGTTACACTGGAGCCAATTGTGGTGGGTGATCACATTTTCCTCGGAGTTGAAGTTAAGCTTCCCAAAACAACTCTGCTGACGATCAGCACCAGCAAGGGATATATTATGTGCGGGGCTTTAGATGTAGGTCTTCTCAATGAACGTCTTAAAGAACGGCATATCATTGCCGGGCGGGCGGTGGGTGTACGTACGTTGCCTGAATTGTTAGCCGCTCCTTTGGAGTCGGTCACCTTAGAAGCAGAGAATCTGGGGATACTACCGGGCATGACGGGAGCGGACGCTTTGCTAAGAATGATGTAA